The proteins below are encoded in one region of Mycobacterium pseudokansasii:
- a CDS encoding cytochrome P450 produces MGDSRSLPRGPRLPRWVQALMMLTRGSHFVAACHCRYGAAFTLRVVGVGKIVYLADPADIKAVFGGDPSVFHAGEANSILRGLLGDSSLLVIDDDLHRDRRRMMLPPFHRDAVAQQAALMAEIAAANIATWPVGRDFAVAPKMSQITLEVILRTVVGASDPVRLAALRDVMPRLLRVRPWESPALVKPELLRHRGWRGLRRRIAEADRLLYAEIADRRVDPDLTTRTDALAMLVRGAHHDTDSLTDGELRDQLMTLLVAGHDTTATALSWALERLTRHPAVLAKAVRAADASAVGDPAGDEYLDAVAKETLRIRSVVFDVGRILTKPADLAGYRLPAGTMVAPGIGLVHGSATLYPEPDRFDPDRMLGATLSPATWFPFGGGNRRCLGATFALVEMRVVLREILRRAVLTTTTEPGERQKLKHVVVVPHRGARIRVRAINDLPPVRGAAALPATHGASGVRGAT; encoded by the coding sequence ATGGGCGATTCCAGGTCACTGCCGCGCGGACCTCGGCTGCCCCGATGGGTACAGGCGTTGATGATGCTGACCCGCGGGTCGCATTTCGTGGCCGCATGTCACTGCCGCTACGGTGCCGCTTTCACCTTGCGGGTCGTCGGGGTGGGGAAGATCGTCTATCTGGCTGACCCCGCCGATATCAAGGCCGTGTTCGGCGGTGACCCGAGCGTCTTTCACGCCGGCGAAGCGAATTCGATTTTGCGAGGGCTGCTCGGCGACAGCTCCCTGTTGGTGATCGACGACGACCTGCACCGGGATCGTCGCCGCATGATGCTGCCGCCATTCCACCGCGATGCCGTCGCACAGCAGGCCGCGCTGATGGCCGAGATCGCCGCGGCGAACATTGCCACCTGGCCTGTGGGACGCGACTTCGCGGTGGCGCCCAAGATGTCCCAGATCACCCTCGAGGTGATCCTGCGAACAGTGGTCGGTGCCAGCGACCCGGTCCGGTTGGCTGCGCTGCGCGACGTCATGCCCCGGCTGCTTCGCGTACGTCCGTGGGAGTCGCCGGCATTGGTCAAGCCGGAGTTGCTGCGTCATCGTGGGTGGCGCGGGCTACGCCGGCGCATCGCGGAAGCCGACCGACTGCTCTACGCCGAAATCGCTGATCGCCGTGTCGATCCCGATCTCACGACACGCACCGACGCCTTGGCCATGTTGGTCCGCGGCGCACACCACGACACAGATTCGCTGACCGACGGTGAGCTTCGCGACCAGTTGATGACGTTGCTGGTGGCAGGCCACGACACCACCGCGACCGCGTTGTCCTGGGCGCTGGAGCGGCTGACCCGCCACCCGGCCGTCCTCGCCAAGGCTGTACGAGCCGCCGATGCCAGCGCGGTGGGTGACCCGGCCGGCGACGAGTATCTGGATGCGGTGGCAAAGGAAACGCTGCGGATCCGCTCGGTGGTGTTCGACGTGGGCCGGATCCTGACGAAACCGGCGGATCTGGCCGGTTATCGACTGCCCGCGGGAACCATGGTTGCTCCGGGGATCGGTCTGGTGCATGGCAGCGCCACGCTGTACCCCGAACCGGACCGGTTCGATCCGGATCGCATGCTCGGCGCGACTTTGAGTCCGGCCACGTGGTTCCCCTTCGGCGGCGGCAACCGGCGCTGCCTCGGCGCGACCTTCGCCCTGGTCGAGATGCGGGTGGTCCTGCGGGAGATCTTGCGGCGGGCCGTGTTGACGACCACCACCGAGCCCGGCGAACGGCAGAAGCTCAAGCACGTCGTCGTGGTGCCGCATCGCGGCGCGCGCATCCGCGTCCGGGCGATCAATGACCTGCCGCCGGTACGGGGTGCCGCGGCCCTGCCCGCGACTCACGGTGCCAGCGGCGTGCGCGGCGCGACCTGA
- a CDS encoding DUF5994 family protein, producing MATNLGAPLDGGWWPHKASIAGELPELIDALSTRLGEIAAISINWSSVAGSPDLDLMNCMRMANPGGIIGHQRLMRVTGVEESANLLVVPCRTSPALAIMVLRQAATLPIMPIERSTQAFRTSENVVRAARAEKFLRNRRFHDAGSAQTGN from the coding sequence TTGGCGACGAACCTGGGCGCACCACTGGACGGGGGATGGTGGCCGCACAAGGCTTCGATAGCTGGGGAGCTTCCCGAGCTGATTGATGCGCTGTCGACGCGGCTGGGCGAGATTGCCGCAATCAGCATCAACTGGTCGTCGGTGGCGGGTTCACCAGACCTGGACTTGATGAACTGCATGAGGATGGCGAACCCCGGCGGAATCATCGGCCACCAACGGCTGATGAGGGTCACGGGCGTTGAAGAATCGGCGAATCTCCTAGTGGTACCGTGCCGAACTTCTCCTGCCCTCGCCATTATGGTGTTGCGTCAGGCCGCGACCCTGCCGATCATGCCCATCGAACGCAGCACTCAAGCGTTTCGGACCAGCGAAAACGTTGTGCGCGCCGCTCGCGCTGAAAAGTTCTTGCGTAATCGTCGGTTCCACGACGCCGGATCGGCACAGACAGGGAATTGA
- a CDS encoding cold-shock protein: MTQGTVKWFNSDKGFGFIAPDGGAEDVFVHYTEIRGSGYRSLEENQRVQFEVGQGAKGPQAMGVTPV, encoded by the coding sequence ATGACACAGGGGACTGTGAAGTGGTTCAACAGCGACAAAGGCTTCGGTTTCATCGCTCCTGACGGCGGTGCAGAGGATGTATTCGTTCACTACACAGAAATACGCGGGAGCGGTTATCGATCACTCGAGGAGAACCAGCGGGTTCAGTTCGAGGTCGGCCAGGGTGCCAAAGGACCCCAGGCAATGGGAGTGACACCCGTCTAA